In Trifolium pratense cultivar HEN17-A07 linkage group LG7, ARS_RC_1.1, whole genome shotgun sequence, a genomic segment contains:
- the LOC123895236 gene encoding vesicle-associated protein 4-1, translating to MAIAAGNNKPNSDANLFRLCPFWSSSGNAQNQTEGNAQKTSKTVSSVARSLLLPPRRRLRLDPSNHLYFPYEPGKQVRSAVRLKNTSKSRVAFKFQTTAPKSCYMRPPGGILAPGESVIATVFKFVEQPENNEKLSDQKNKVKFKIMSLKVKEGVDYVPELFDEQKDLVTVERVLGVVFLDPERPSPALEKLKRQLAEADAAVEARKKPPAETGPRVAAEGLVIDEWKERREKYLARQQVQAVDSV from the exons ATGGCCATCGCCGCCGGCAACAATAAACCAAACTCCGACGCGAATCTCTTCCGTCTCTGTCCCTTTTGGAGTTCTTCAGGAAACGCACAGAATCAAACCGAAGGAAACGCTCAAAAAACCTCCAAAACGGTGTCGTCTGTAGCAAGGTCGTTGTTGCTACCTCCTCGACGTAGACTCCGTCTTGATCCTTCCAATCACCTTTACTTTCCAT ATGAACCGGGTAAGCAGGTTAGAAGTGCTGTTCGATTAAAAAACACTAGCAAGTCTCGTGTTGCTTTTAAG TTTCAAACTACGGCACCAAAGAGTTGTTACATGCGGCCCCCTGGTGGAATTCTTGCTCCTGGAGAAAGTGTGATTGCAACTG TGTTTAAATTTGTGGAACAACCTGAAAACAATGAAAAGTTGTCGGACCAGAAGAACAAGGTCAAGTTCAAAATCATGAGTCTCAAAGTGAAAGAAGGGGTGGACTATGTCCCTGAGCTG TTTGATGAACAAAAGGATCTAGTTACAGTGGAACGAGTCTTGGGGGTTGTGTTTTTAGATCCAGAACGGCCAAGTCCC GCTTTGGAAAAACTGAAAAGACAGTTGGCTGAAGCTGATGCTGCAGTTGAAGCTCGGAAGAAGCCTCCCGCGGAGACAGGTCCTCGAGTTGCTGCTGAAGGTCTTGTCATCGATGAATGG AAAGAAAGAAGGGAAAAGTACCTGGCTCGGCAACAAGTTCAAGCAGTAGATTCAGTGTAA